From the Homo sapiens chromosome 1, GRCh38.p14 Primary Assembly genome, one window contains:
- the C1orf116 gene encoding specifically androgen-regulated gene protein isoform X1 has product MPERELWPAGTGSEPVTRVGSCDSMMSSTSTRSGSSDSSYDFLSTEEKECLLFLEETIGSLDTEADSGLSTDESEPATTPRGFRALPITQPTPRGGPEETITQQGRTPRTVTESSSSHPPEPQGLGLRSGSYSLPRNIHIARSQNFRKSTTQASSHNPGEPGRLAPEPEKEQVSQSSQPRQAPASPQEAALDLDVVLIPPPEAFRDTQPEQCREASLPEGPGQQGHTPQLHTPSSSQEREQTPSEAMSQKAKETVSTRYTQPQPPPAGLPQNARAEDAPLSSGEDPNSRLAPLTTPKPRKLPPNIVLKSSRSSFHSDPQHWLSRHTEAAPGDSGLISCSLQEQRKARKEALEKLGLPQDQDEPGLHLSKPTSSIRPKETRAQHLSPAPGLAQPAAPAQASAAIPAAGKALAQAPAPAPGPAQGPLPMKSPAPGNVAASKSMPISIPKAPRANSALTPPKPESGLTLQESNTPGLRQMNFKSNTLERSGVGLSSYLSTEKDASPKTSTSLGKGSFLDKISPSVLRNSRPRPASLGTGKDFAGIQVGKLADLEQEQSSKRLSYQGQSRDKLPRPPCVSVKISPKGVPNEHRREALKKLGLLKE; this is encoded by the exons ATGCCCGAGAGGGAGCTGTGGCCAGCGGGGACTGGCTCAGAACCCGTGACCCGTGTCGGCAGCTGTGACAGCATGATGAGCAGCACCTCCACCCGCTCTGGATCT AGTGATAGCAGCTACGACTTCCTGTCCACTGAAGAGAAGGAGTGTCTGCTCTTCCTGGAGGAGACCATTGGCTCACTGGACACGGAGGCTGACAGCGGACTGTCCACTGACGAGTCTGAGCCAGCCACAACTCCCAGAGGTTTCCGAGCACTGCCCATAACCCAACCCACTCCCCGGG GAGGTCCAGAGGAGACCATCACTCAGCAAGGACGAACGCCAAGGACAGTAACTGAGTCCAGCTCATCCCACCCTCCTGAGCCCCAGGGCCTAGGCCTCAGGTCTGGCTCCTACAGCCTCCCTAGGAATATCCACATTGCCAGAAGCCAGAACTTCAGGAAAAGCACCACCCAGGCTAGCAGTCACAACCCTGGAGAACCGGGGAGGCTTGCGCCAGAGCCTGAGAAAGAACAGGTCAGCCAGAGCAGCCAACCCAGGCAGGCACCTGCCAGCCCCCAGGAGGCTGCCCTTGACTTGGACGTGGTGCTCATCCCTCCGCCAGAAGCTTTCCGGGACACCCAGCCAGAGCAGTGTAGGGAAGCCAGCCTGCCCGAGGGGCCAGGACAGCAGGGCCACACACCCCAGCTCCACACACCATCCAGCTCCCAGGAAAGAGAGCAGACTCCTTCAGAAGCCATGTCCCAAAAAGCCAAGGAAACAGTCTCAACCAGGTACACACAACCCCAGCCTCCTCCTGCAGGGTTGCCTCAGAATGCAAGAGCTGAAGATGCTCCCCTCTCATCAGGGGAGGACCCAAACAGCCGACTAGCTCCCCTCACAACCCCTAAGCCCCGGAAGCTGCCACCTAATATTGTTCTGAAGAGCAGCCGAAGCAGTTTCCACAGTGACCCCCAGCACTGGCTGTCCCGCCACACTGAGGCTGCCCCTGGAGATTCTGGCCTGATCTCCTGTTCACTGCAAGAGCAGAGAAAAGCACGTAAAGAAGCTCTAGAGAAGCTGGGGCTACCCCAGGATCAAGATGAGCCTGGACTCCACTTAAGTAAGCCCACCAGCTCCATCAGACCCAAGGAGACACGGGCCCAGCATCTGTCCCCAGCTCCAGGTCTGGCTCAGCCTGCAGCTCCAGCCCAGGCCTCAGCAGCTATTCCTGCTGCTGGGAAGGCTCTGGCTCAAGCTCCGGCTCCAGCTCCAGGTCCAGCTCAGGGACCTTTGCCAATGAAGTCTCCAGCTCCAGGCAATGTTGCAGCTAGCAAATCTATGCCAATTTCTATCCCTAAGGCCCCAAGGGCAAACAGTGCCCTGACTCCACCGAAGCCAGAGTCAGGGCTGACTCTCCAGGAGAGCAACACCCCTGGCCTGAGACAGATGAACTTCAAGTCCAACACTCTGGAGCGCTCAGGCGTGGGACTGAGCAGCTACCTTTCAACTGAGAAAGATGCCAGCCCCAAAACCAGCACTTCTCTGGGAAAGGGCTCCTTCTTGGACAAGATCTCGCCCAGTGTCTTACGTAATTCTCGGCCCCGCCCGGCCTCCCTGGGCACGGGGAAAGATTTTGCAGGTATCCAGGTAGGCAAGCTGGCTGACCTGGAGCAGGAGCAGAGCTCCAAGCGCCTGTCCTACCAAGGACAGAGCCGTGACAAGCTTCCTCGCCCCCCCTGTGTCAGTGTCAAGATCTCCCCAAAGGGTGTCCCCAATGAACACAGAAGGGAGGCCCTGAAGAAGCTGGGACTGTTGAAGGAGTAG
- the C1orf116 gene encoding specifically androgen-regulated gene protein isoform X2 translates to MSQKAKETVSTRYTQPQPPPAGLPQNARAEDAPLSSGEDPNSRLAPLTTPKPRKLPPNIVLKSSRSSFHSDPQHWLSRHTEAAPGDSGLISCSLQEQRKARKEALEKLGLPQDQDEPGLHLSKPTSSIRPKETRAQHLSPAPGLAQPAAPAQASAAIPAAGKALAQAPAPAPGPAQGPLPMKSPAPGNVAASKSMPISIPKAPRANSALTPPKPESGLTLQESNTPGLRQMNFKSNTLERSGVGLSSYLSTEKDASPKTSTSLGKGSFLDKISPSVLRNSRPRPASLGTGKDFAGIQVGKLADLEQEQSSKRLSYQGQSRDKLPRPPCVSVKISPKGVPNEHRREALKKLGLLKE, encoded by the coding sequence ATGTCCCAAAAAGCCAAGGAAACAGTCTCAACCAGGTACACACAACCCCAGCCTCCTCCTGCAGGGTTGCCTCAGAATGCAAGAGCTGAAGATGCTCCCCTCTCATCAGGGGAGGACCCAAACAGCCGACTAGCTCCCCTCACAACCCCTAAGCCCCGGAAGCTGCCACCTAATATTGTTCTGAAGAGCAGCCGAAGCAGTTTCCACAGTGACCCCCAGCACTGGCTGTCCCGCCACACTGAGGCTGCCCCTGGAGATTCTGGCCTGATCTCCTGTTCACTGCAAGAGCAGAGAAAAGCACGTAAAGAAGCTCTAGAGAAGCTGGGGCTACCCCAGGATCAAGATGAGCCTGGACTCCACTTAAGTAAGCCCACCAGCTCCATCAGACCCAAGGAGACACGGGCCCAGCATCTGTCCCCAGCTCCAGGTCTGGCTCAGCCTGCAGCTCCAGCCCAGGCCTCAGCAGCTATTCCTGCTGCTGGGAAGGCTCTGGCTCAAGCTCCGGCTCCAGCTCCAGGTCCAGCTCAGGGACCTTTGCCAATGAAGTCTCCAGCTCCAGGCAATGTTGCAGCTAGCAAATCTATGCCAATTTCTATCCCTAAGGCCCCAAGGGCAAACAGTGCCCTGACTCCACCGAAGCCAGAGTCAGGGCTGACTCTCCAGGAGAGCAACACCCCTGGCCTGAGACAGATGAACTTCAAGTCCAACACTCTGGAGCGCTCAGGCGTGGGACTGAGCAGCTACCTTTCAACTGAGAAAGATGCCAGCCCCAAAACCAGCACTTCTCTGGGAAAGGGCTCCTTCTTGGACAAGATCTCGCCCAGTGTCTTACGTAATTCTCGGCCCCGCCCGGCCTCCCTGGGCACGGGGAAAGATTTTGCAGGTATCCAGGTAGGCAAGCTGGCTGACCTGGAGCAGGAGCAGAGCTCCAAGCGCCTGTCCTACCAAGGACAGAGCCGTGACAAGCTTCCTCGCCCCCCCTGTGTCAGTGTCAAGATCTCCCCAAAGGGTGTCCCCAATGAACACAGAAGGGAGGCCCTGAAGAAGCTGGGACTGTTGAAGGAGTAG
- the YOD1 gene encoding ubiquitin thioesterase OTU1 isoform X1 — METLHIIYSEAKSFTVEGLSSRTRVRELQGQIAAITGIAPGGQRILVGYPPECLDLSNGDTILEDLPIQSGDMLIIEEDQTRPRSSPAFTKRGASSYVRETLPVLTRTVVPADNSCLFTSVYYVVEGGVLNPACAPEMRRLIAQIVASDPDFYSEAILGKTNQEYCDWIKRDDTWGGAIEISILSKFYQCEICVVDTQTVRIDRFGEDAGYTKRVLLIYDGIHYDPLQRNFPDPDTPPLTIFSSNDDIVLVQALELADEARRRRQFTDVNRFTLRCMVCQKGLTGQAEAREHAKETGHTNFGEV, encoded by the exons ATGGAAacattacatataatttattcaGAAGCAAAGTCTTTTACAGTGGAG GGGCTGTCCAGCCGGACCCGGGTGCGGGAACTCCAGGGCCAAATTGCCGCCATCACCGGGATCGCCCCCGGCGGTCAGCGAATCCTCGTCGGATACCCTCCCGAGTGCCTGGATCTCAGCAATGGGGATACCATTCTGGAAGACTTGCCCATCCAATCTG gtgACATGCTGATCATTGAAGAAGACCAAACCAGGCCCAGAAGTTCACCTGCATTTACTAAACGTGGTGCTTCTAGTTACGTCAGGGAAACTTTGCCTGTGCTTACCAGAACCGTGGTCCCAGCAGACAACTCTTGCCTCTTTACTAGTGTGTACTATGTCGTCGAAGGAGGAGTCTTGAATCCAGCTTGTGCCCCTGAGATGAGACGCCTCATAGCACAAATTGTAGCAAGCGATCCAGACTTCTATAGTGAGGCAATACTGGGAAAAACAAATCAAGAGTACTGTGACTGGATCAAAAGGGATGACACTTGGGGAGGAGCAATAGAGATATCGATTTTGTCCAAGTTTTACCAATGTGAAATATGTGTAGTGGATACACAGACAGTAAGAATTGATCGTTTTGGGGAAGATGCAGGATATACCAAAAGGGTTCTGCTTATTTATGATGGCATCCACTATGATCCACTTCAGCGTAACTTCCCTGATCCAGATACACCTCCTCTGACCATTTTCTCCTCTAATGATGATATTGTTCTTGTACAAGCACTGGAATTAGCAGATGAAGCTAGAAGAAGGAGACAGTTTACTGATGTCAACCGCTTCACCCTGAGATGCATGGTATGTCAGAAAGGATTAACTGGACAAGCAGAAGCAAGGGAACATGCCAAGGAGACAGGCCATACCAACTTTGGAGAAGTGTGA
- the YOD1 gene encoding ubiquitin thioesterase OTU1 isoform 1 (isoform 1 is encoded by transcript variant 1), which translates to MFGPAKGRHFGVHPAPGFPGGVSQQAAGTKAGPAGAWPVGSRTDTMWRLRCKAKDGTHVLQGLSSRTRVRELQGQIAAITGIAPGGQRILVGYPPECLDLSNGDTILEDLPIQSGDMLIIEEDQTRPRSSPAFTKRGASSYVRETLPVLTRTVVPADNSCLFTSVYYVVEGGVLNPACAPEMRRLIAQIVASDPDFYSEAILGKTNQEYCDWIKRDDTWGGAIEISILSKFYQCEICVVDTQTVRIDRFGEDAGYTKRVLLIYDGIHYDPLQRNFPDPDTPPLTIFSSNDDIVLVQALELADEARRRRQFTDVNRFTLRCMVCQKGLTGQAEAREHAKETGHTNFGEV; encoded by the exons ATGTTTGGCCCCGCTAAAGGTCGCCATTTTGGAGTCCACCCGGCGCCTGGTTTCCCCGGCGGCGTCTCCCAACAGGCTGCCGGGACCAAAGCTGGCCCCGCGGGTGCCTGGCCTGTGGGCAGCCGGACCGACACGATGTGGCGGCTCCGCTGCAAGGCCAAGGACGGCACCCATGTTTTGCAGGGGCTGTCCAGCCGGACCCGGGTGCGGGAACTCCAGGGCCAAATTGCCGCCATCACCGGGATCGCCCCCGGCGGTCAGCGAATCCTCGTCGGATACCCTCCCGAGTGCCTGGATCTCAGCAATGGGGATACCATTCTGGAAGACTTGCCCATCCAATCTG gtgACATGCTGATCATTGAAGAAGACCAAACCAGGCCCAGAAGTTCACCTGCATTTACTAAACGTGGTGCTTCTAGTTACGTCAGGGAAACTTTGCCTGTGCTTACCAGAACCGTGGTCCCAGCAGACAACTCTTGCCTCTTTACTAGTGTGTACTATGTCGTCGAAGGAGGAGTCTTGAATCCAGCTTGTGCCCCTGAGATGAGACGCCTCATAGCACAAATTGTAGCAAGCGATCCAGACTTCTATAGTGAGGCAATACTGGGAAAAACAAATCAAGAGTACTGTGACTGGATCAAAAGGGATGACACTTGGGGAGGAGCAATAGAGATATCGATTTTGTCCAAGTTTTACCAATGTGAAATATGTGTAGTGGATACACAGACAGTAAGAATTGATCGTTTTGGGGAAGATGCAGGATATACCAAAAGGGTTCTGCTTATTTATGATGGCATCCACTATGATCCACTTCAGCGTAACTTCCCTGATCCAGATACACCTCCTCTGACCATTTTCTCCTCTAATGATGATATTGTTCTTGTACAAGCACTGGAATTAGCAGATGAAGCTAGAAGAAGGAGACAGTTTACTGATGTCAACCGCTTCACCCTGAGATGCATGGTATGTCAGAAAGGATTAACTGGACAAGCAGAAGCAAGGGAACATGCCAAGGAGACAGGCCATACCAACTTTGGAGAAGTGTGA